The genomic window attatctttctttttttttttttgtttaaagaaTCAATTTTGCAAATCTAAGTGTTCATCCCCCCTAATAGAAGTTTCATGCATTGCACAATAAACCTTACTATTTCAATGTTATGCATAGCAAAAAGGAACCACATAATGCATCAGATTTTTGGAATGGTGCTGGGGACTCCACTCGTCTACTTAGCTACATGAGTAATTGATGTGATGCATCTTTGATTCGATTTTGAAATGGTTGACAAAAAAATTTAGAACAGCAATAGATTCTTTTCCATTGACGCAGTTTAGCTTAGACCATTCGTGGAACTCAATGTATCTTTCCACTAGCTAATGAAAACAAAACAAATTTGCTATCCGCGAATAATGTCAATGCTACCCAGGTCGCAAGCTAGTTGCCATCTATTTAGCCATTAAAAACATAgcaaatctcaaaaaattctacCACACATTTTGGTCTACAGTATTAATAACTAATAGAAATTTAGAATAATTTGGTCAGAAGAGTTAGACTCTGACAATAGAAATGAATTATTTCTAATCGAGCAATTTGATCGGAAGATATTCTATTCtcatttaattatataaaaataaaatttttgtaatcttctaaaatttaatattttatattattttatatttaaattttatttcaatttcaattttaattatgaGCCAAACACGTTTTTATACTCTCAATAATCGGCAAAGCCAACTTTTCACCGATGGGACTATCTCTCGGCAGGATATGACAACTAAAATGCCAATAAAATTTGCAGCCTTGTACTGCAGACTCTGGCACCCATCACACGTTGATTAGGGCTAGGGTTGTTTGGAATATTTGTGGAAGCGACCCCGCCGTGCAGCCAAAACCGGTTCAATCAGCTTTGAACCGGGCCTACTCCAACACACCGTTTCAATCCGAACCCCAGCCGGCCCATTGCGAAACCAATGAAAGCAAAGGCGGCCGCAGGACTGAACCAGTTCCTAAAAACCTAAAAACCACGCCATCCGGGAAAGAAACAGAAGAAAGAATGAGCGAGGGTTTTGATCCGCCCAAAACCCTCGACCCCTCCCGGATTTCTTGGAATCCCCTCCTCCTCTGAGATCTCCTCTCCGTCCCAATGGCTTGCGCTCGACGGAGCCTCACTTCCAACTTCACCACCCACATCATCCGCCGCTCCACCCCTCCTTCGCCCACATCCTCCACGAAGATCGCGATGACGCCACCGCCGGACACCTCCAACGACCGCCtctcccttcttcccctccagcctCCGCCTTCTCCCGATCCGTCACCGGCTTCGGCGGCGGTTTTTTGCTCCGGGATCCAAGAACCATCGGATTCTCCCTCCCGCTGGGCCTCGAGCCCTCCCTCCTCCGGAGCTACTCCTCGAGAGCCGAGGGATCGAATGAGGTCGATTACATCAAGGACGTCGCCGAGGTTCTCACGGACAACAGCGTCGAGACCGCCGCCGCCATGGCTCCCGCCCCTTCGCCGGCGAAGTGGCAGCCGCGGCCGCGGATTCCTTCTTCCCCGTCGCTGCGCTGCAGTATTTGATCGATGGTGTCCATTCGTTTACCGGACTGAATTGGTCAGGTCTTTTGCCCTTCTTTTGTCGATACTGTTACCGAAGAGTTTGGGTGATTGGGAAAAGTAATAGAAGAAGATTTGGTTTTTGTTGATGTTTGCTTCTCAGGTGGGCGTCTATTGCCTTGACGACTGTTTTGATTCGAGGGGCTACGATTCCGCTTCTGTTAAACCAGATGAAGGCCACCGTGAAGCTTAATGTGAGTCGTGATGAACTGTCTATGATTTGTTTCAAAATTCTGATGTTGTTTATCAACTATTATTACAGGGTTGGGAAACCGTCGCTAATGCTATTTAGTATGCTCATCTTGATCTTAATGTATTATCATTGTTTGATTAAATTGCACCTGGATAAATGGAGTGATTTCTAGTAAACTATTTAAGGTTACTTGCTGTCAGAGTTTCTCAAGCTAATCTCATTCTTTTCCATGATTTTGTCTGTTTGTTGCTTGATTATGAGCAAAAGTAGCCTTCATATTTAATCAACTATTTGTCGACCAAAGTAATTCCTTTAGCTTTAAGTATTtgtatttttaatacttattgCACATCTTGGTTGCATTATGTTTTGTTCTGATTCTTAATCTTTGTGGATCGAGCACCTTTCCTTGTTTTAAAATCGAAATAAAAAGGTGGTGATTTATGCACATTGTAAATTTATCAGTTGTTGGAGAAAATAAGAACCTTGATCAGTAGAGAATAAAATTCTGCTGGATCAGCATGACATAACTTTACAAAGCATGTTTGATCAATCAGTTGCCTGTTAATGCTGTGTGATAAATTTTTTGGGTAACTGATTTATAAAAGGTGAGTGCAGTGAAGCATTAGACAACCCTATTTTATGGTCTGGACACATTGTTAAGCACTAAGAAAACTCTTTCTAGATAAGAAACTTCTTAAGCAATAAGGTGACTAAACTCAGTTATCTAAAGAGGGCACAGCTGTCTATTTTATAGCAATAGTTCGGTATGGGAAAGCCATCCTCAAACAAAGCTCTTTTACATTCAAGAGTACAAGCTCATCTAGAAGTGCAGCACATGTGTGAAGCGTGATATCTTGCGTTGGTAAGCAGTCTGAACTCTATTGGAATAGCAAATGTACCACTAAGGTTTGGTACAAGTTTAATATGGAGAGTACTTCTTTGGGTTTATTGCACGGCTCCTGCTCAGTACAAGTATAATATGGAGGCTACTTCTTTGGGTTTAAAGTGTTTCTCCTTCTACCATTTTCTATTAACAATGATTACTTTTATTATGTGATATATTGTTTAATCTTGCCTTTTTGTGTGCTTTTATGATTTTGTCATTATGCTGTAGGATGGCTTTTATTTTGTGTACCTAATGTTTAGTGAATCATTTTTATGTACAGACAATGAGGCCGGAGTTGGAGCAGCTCAAGCAGCAAATAAATGTATGGTTTGCAGGCAGTGTTCTTTGCGACCTTATTATTTTGTGTtcttaaaatatgataaatagtcAATAGTAGAAAGTGACTTTCCTCCCAGTTCAGTTATTTCATCTTTCTTTGTCGTGTGTTGATACTTGGTGATTTCTGCAGACTATGGATCCAGAATCTGTGCAGGAAGGGCAGAAAAGGATGAATGCATTGTTTCGAAAGTATGTATCTCTTAGAGATGgacttttctttttatattttatcgggATATTTCTATCATGCTTTGATTCTAAAGGTTCTTTATATGGTTTTAACCATATGAAAAATGCTGGAACAAAATAAAAATGATTCCAGTGTAACTCAAGGCACCAATGCTGGTTTTTGCAATTATGGATTGAAAAATTTACTATATGTGCAATTTGTTCTTGTCAGCCAGGAATTTTATGCTATATTGGCACATACCCTGCAGTTATGTACAAAAATGTACTCAAAGTTACACAAAAGGGTGCACAAAGGCATAAAATGGATTGCTCATGATTTTGGGTTTACCAAGACATAAAATGGATTACTCttgattttgaattttatttagggTTGTATGTCATGCAGCTTATTATTGTTAAAGCTAGCCATCAAATTATCCATCAAGTCTACGTGATGTCTATGTTGATTAGTTGTGGCTTGACTGGAGGCTGTAGGTTTATGGGAAAGATGAACCAGTTTTAGTTCAGATATCAAAAGAAGAACTGTTTTCTGCAGATCCTCATTCTCCAAACCTTAGGCCACTTGTCCACATCAACTACTCCCCCTCACCCTCCTTGGACATAGTCCTTGCTATCATAACGTGGACCATCTCAAATTGCTTTGATGCAGATAGTTCCTTCAACACGATCTTCCTTCATGAAAGGCTATCTAAGGCCATAAAAGCAACTGTGGCTATGGCCTTCATTGcattggtgaattaatttattagtgATTGTGTCTGAATTTGGGTATCTTGTCGTTTCTCCAATTCTCTGTGCTGCATATGTGCTGCATAGGTGGTCCATAGAAATATGTGCTTACTTTTGTTATATCTTTGCCAGCCTTGTCATGGTTACTCTCTTCATCAGTTACTGCATGTGCAGTGTATTTTATGCCAGTATCTACTATGTCCGACCTTATTTATCTGAGGATCTACCTGTAGTCTGAGATTTGAAATGATGTGCCAATAGACTTTCTGGATCTGTCATGCTTGTATCAATATGTTGAGAAATGATGAAGGCCATGAGCATAAAAGTGTGAAATAAAGATGTTAATGGTAAGGTGGATTTGTGGTATAATTAGAATGAATTGAGTTAGAAATGGGTTTGTTAAGGGATGCTCAAGAGAGAATTAAATGAGAGAATATTATCTGATTGGTACTCTGGTCATGTTTAGCATAGGCTAGAAAATAGAAACAGTGTTAGCAATCTGGGTGCCTGGATTTCTGTTCATCAGCATGAGATGACAATGGGGTGACAAatgaaaatatgaatagaatatTGGAAATGATTCATTCATCATTTAGGAGGATATGACCTTGAGTAGGGAACAATGGTGAAGATAACTGTTAACAACTTATACATTGGCTTGTTTTTGTTTCTACAGATTACTTTGTCTGTATATCTCGTTCGAGTTCTCTTTTCTGTTTATTGATCTGGTAATTCGAGGGTCAAGGCTCCTTTCCTTGGGTTATGGTATAGTGTGTGTGGATAAGGAGAAAATTGATACCATATCTTTGTGGTTATGTAAAATGAAAAAGATAGCTACCATGTTATCTAACTGATCGTGGCTTCTGGTGTTTATGTTGAACCCAGTTGCAACTTGCTGTGATTTTTTTCCTAGCCAATATTAATCTGTAAATAGGTCCATGCTTCtcttctttgaatttttcttgtTTGGACTGCTTGTACTTGGCGAATGAGGATTCATAAAGCCAGCCCGAAATAGAAAGGCTGAATGGTAATGGTCATGGTATTGTTCTCACTGCttccatttctttctttctttcttttttccccaATTGTTATTGAAGGCACGGGGTTACTCCATTTACTCCATTGAAGGGAATGTTCATCCAAGGACCCATTTTTATCAGCTTTTACTTGGCTGTAAGTTTTTTGACTTTGTTTATCTGAATGaacctttataatttatatttttacattttcgGACAAGAATCATATTTTTTGTTATATGCCTATTTAAGTTGTTCTTTGATCATGGTATATGTTTCGCCTCTATTGTTTGTAGATTTCAAATATGGTTGAGAAAGTACCATCTTTCAAAGGAGGTGGAGCATTTTGGTTTACTGATTTGACAACTCCTGATCCTTTATACATGCTTCCAGTGTTAACAGCATTAACCTTCTTGACAACTGTTgaggtatatatttttttattacagtACAAATGTCAGTGTGGAACTGTACCTTGGAAAATTTGCAAATTAGTGATTTTGTGGTTATATTTGCTTTTAGTCTTCCATCAATTTCATTGAACACTATATATAATATTACTTATGGAAGTTAATATATACTCCTTCGAgctttaaatttatgatttacagCCCTTGCTTCTAGTTGCTGATAATATGTGATCCATTTTTCCTACAATCTGAGCAAGAAGAAGGTTTCATGTGCAAGAGTAGTTGATTGAAGTTCCGATCTGCAATTGGACATTTATAATACATACATTTTGAGATATAATGGGTTAAGGTGATGCTGGAGTTGATGcatatggagagagagagagagagagagagaggagagagagatgaaTGTTATGTGCTTATGGCTTATGGTGATCCCTTTATGTCGAGAACCTTGACAAAATGAAAGGTTAAATGTTTTGATCTTTGTTCAACTTGGCTTGAAGCTGCCTTGATTTGCTGGTTCTGTAGTGCTATAGAATCTAGGGTTGGCATAGTCATATGCAATTGAAATTGTGTCCGCTCCAATAAAAGGTACTTGCGTTTTTGTAAGAGCAAATAAATAGAACAAGAAAACCTGATCTAACATTGATAGAGGCCTCGTGAAACAAGATTGCGCAGGTGTGCAATGTCACCAAAATAGCTCAGAATGTATGGAGTTGGCAAATAAAATTTGCACAAAGCTTGATAGTTATGGCATTCTAGAGAAGGTTAAGTCTTAGTCTTTTAGATTTGGCATAAGCCTAAGATTGTGAGTAATGTCCAGAACTATAAACACTTTACTGATAAATCTGCAACTTACCAAGCACTATTCAGTGATTATAGGACCTTTACAAGGTTAATCAGTTGTCTAGTGGTCAAAAGGGCATGAAGATGGTTATTTTCTGAAGGAAAGATGCGTAGAGTTTCTGTTTGGTCATTCCTTATCTTAAAGAGGTCCTTAAGTTAATGCATCTAGGTTGGAAAAGTCTTAAGGTGGGAGAGATGGGTAGTGTCTTTGTTACTTTGGGCTGTTCTAAGGAGAATCATTTAGTTTATCCTGCCAGTTGTTATGTGTGGTTCACATTTTATCAAATCATGAAGATCTGGTGGTCTTATTTGCTAACTAAGAAGATGGTCCTTCACAAAAACCTCAAGCTTCCacgatcaaacttgatgaaagttGCAATGAACTTGGCAGATGAAGTGGGAGTCTCGTTTGTTAGAATTCAAAATGATGATCATTTATAATTTACGTTCAGCAACTAATTTGTAGGCACATTACCTAGACACCATCCACTCGATCATTGCCATACAGCATCAACAATTGCTTATAGAAGTGTTATAAATAGGATCATGTTTAAGGATGTGCTGGAGTAATTGAAGTTGGGGCATAATCTATGTTGAATTGTGGACTTATATGCAAGTACAGAATTATGTTTCCTCAATGTAGATGAGCTCTCCGATAATCTACAACAagcctaaaattttaaatcaagaaTTTGAGCCATGAAATGAAGGAAACGTGGAATATAATTAATCTGCAGAACTTTCATCAATAATGTTATAAAAATTAGTTGCTTCATCTTCTTCTCCACGAGTAATCATAGAATCCAAGCTCATCAACTAGCATTACACTTCTCCGAAAATCTCTAAAAGTTGTTCTTAGGAAGATAAGATCTTTTGGTGGGAAGCAAGGAATGAGAGGGTTTCCGCATCATGCAGTTgtctctctctttcatttttttgacTTCCTTCTTCCgtattttctattttctattttctttctccttccttcCCCCTCtcactctttctttttctttttcttctgtcctttctctcttctttttttgtgGGCAGGAACTATATGTCCCTTTGTTAGTACAACAGAAAAGCTGTCTCTTTTTGCTTCGCTAACCCTCTATTTGGATGGCACCTGTTCCACAGGTGACATATTGAGTATTATGATCACTATTGCACATCTTAGATTGTAATGCACCATACATTGACAAAACTATCCATAGCTTTCCTAGAAAAGTGTACTGTGACTACTGTCCTTGATGTCATTAATTATTTCTTAGCGATAAAGGCTACTTTCTATCATGTGGAGGCCATCCAGCATAGATTTGGATTTGCGTGTAATATGTCCATACTGGGCAGTATAAGAGTTTGCCAAAGAGTTTGCTGGAAGGATTCTAGCATGGGTAGAATTCTGTTGTATTTGTTGTTTGGTTGGTTTGGCAAGATCGTATGCTTGGTTCCAGCTAGCACTGAAGAAGCAACAACTAAGTAATTATTTAAGCATGTTGAGAAATATGGGGAAGACCTTCATTCCTTCAGGTAGCGGTATGTGGAAAGTTAAAGGAGGTGCCAGgcacttgattagatcaaagtacACACAAACAGATGAGCAGAGGGAAGCTGTAAATATGATGATGGTACAACTTACTCAGCACTTCTAATCTAGTTATGTTTAAACTTGAGTAATAACTTATTTTTCTTATACAACCAGGTAACTCATACCGCCAGTCAGATATTTCCTTTTGAGGTTGTTGCTTTCATTAGCATACCAGTCCAATTTGAAGTTCACCATTAGTGATAGATGTGGTCTTTATAAGCAAGAACTAGTACAGCTGCATGGGTATATAATATATTTGTGTAAATAGGTCACCTTAGGAGGTCAAATCAGGGCTTCACAATCCAGAAGATAGATTCAAAGATCAGAAATATGACTATCTAATGAAATGCAAGTTGTAGAAGGATGAGACAATTTGATTTAACCTAGAAAATAAAGGCTAAATCTTGAATATGGTAAAGCTGTGCACCAACCAACATTCTTTAGTTAGGGCATGGAAACGCAATAAAGGGAATGCCTTCAGCATCCATTTTTACCAATTTATGGAATGTATTGTCTGATTAAAgcagagaatttaaaatttttctggtCTTTATTTTGTTTTAGAATAAgggaatatttttcaaaaaagtggAAGAAGCTAAGTGCTAATCATGCTTTATGCAACTCATTTGAGTGACATTTAGAACATGCAAGGTTGCATGTGCTAATGCAAGAATCATCATTTCGGTGCTTGATCGAGAGGGTTATGTGCCAGCATGTGATGGAAGTTGAACAGTTGATGGTATAAAAGGAAGGATAGATCATAGATGTTTTCtggttttacttttttttttgttgtcacTGAGGTTTCTTGTTATGTCTGAAATTTGACATGAGAAGTGTCATGGGGAATCAGAAAGTATTTGACATGCGAAGTGTAATTGGAATCAGAAAGTATTGAAGTGTGATGTATGTTCCAAAAATGTACTTCATACAGTCATTCTTCCTTTGTGGTGAAACTAGGAAAAAGCCTTTATCAAACAAGTTAGAGAAGATTGTATTGAACTGTGTTTTCATGCATGTGTGGCATTCATGTCATGCTTGCAGATTCATTTGTGTCATTTGCTTGTTTTCTGGTTTAATTTTTCATGTACTATTGTCCTTCCTTCAAGTTTTGATGTTACAAGAATGTTGATGACACTATAACTTCAAAGATATTATCATTCTTATTTTTCTGTGTTTATCAATCATCTTCTGTTCAGATCGACATATGTCACATGCAAAGTTCTTAAGAAACACTTGAAAATGTCATCTCTACATGCTGAAACTCTCATTTCTTATGGTGTTATGACATTTTTTTTTACCATATCCTAATTTTAGGCATATGATTTAAAttgttttttttaatattaaatcctGCTAGCTCTTATATCATTTATGGAAATAaatgaaccaaattaaatttGGCGTCCTTTCAGTTGAACATGCAAGAAGGAATGGAAGGAAATCCTATGGTGGGTACCATGAAGAACTTCTCCAGAATTCTTGCTCTGTTGACAG from Elaeis guineensis isolate ETL-2024a chromosome 4, EG11, whole genome shotgun sequence includes these protein-coding regions:
- the LOC105043425 gene encoding LOW QUALITY PROTEIN: mitochondrial inner membrane protein OXA1-like (The sequence of the model RefSeq protein was modified relative to this genomic sequence to represent the inferred CDS: inserted 2 bases in 2 codons; deleted 2 bases in 1 codon), with the protein product MACARRSLTSNFTTHIIRRXHPSFAHILHEDRDDATAGHLQRPPLPSSPPASAFSRSVTGFGGGFLLRDPRTIGFSLPLGLEPSLLRSYSSRAEGSNEVDYIKDVAEVLTDNSVETAAAMAPXPFAGEVAAAAADSFFPVAALQYLIDGVHSFTGLNWWASIALTTVLIRGATIPLLLNQMKATVKLNTMRPELEQLKQQINTMDPESVQEGQKRMNALFRKHGVTPFTPLKGMFIQGPIFISFYLAISNMVEKVPSFKGGGAFWFTDLTTPDPLYMLPVLTALTFLTTVELNMQEGMEGNPMVGTMKNFSRILALLTVPFTANFPKAIFCYWITSNLFSLIYGLVIKRPPVRRYLNLPDIVPQPNPAPQPSFSFFGGSKAVPAASPLPTKESERPKPPERRISSSAVISQRIRNLEKTVKARSKPKKR